From a single Raphanus sativus cultivar WK10039 chromosome 3, ASM80110v3, whole genome shotgun sequence genomic region:
- the LOC108848020 gene encoding fasciclin-like arabinogalactan protein 16: MASFSIISKLLLILLTTSIATALPDNKPVSGQINSNSVLVALLDSHYTELAELVEKALLLQTLEEAVGRHNITIFAPRNDALERDLDPLFKSFLLEPRNLKSLQTLLMFHILPRRVSSPQWPSLSRHHHRTLSNNHVHLTVVDAPTLRLKVDSAEIVRPDDVIRPDGIIHGIERLLIPRSVQEDFNRRRSLRSISAVLPEGAPEVDPRTNRLKKPPPPVPAGAPPVLPIYSAMSPGPSLAPAPAPGPGGPRHHFNGEAQVKDFIHTLLHYGGYNEMADILVNLTSLATEMGRLVSEGYVLTVLAPNDEAMAKLTTDQLSEPGAPEQIVYYHIIPEYQTEESMYNAVRRFGKVKYDSLRFPHKVVAQEADGSVKFGHGEGSAYLFDPDIYTDGRISVQGIDGVLFPVEEPPATEIKPASPVVKKVAKSRRGKLMEVACKMMGSRFTSCQ, from the exons ATGGCCTCCTTCTCCATCATCTCAAAGCTCCTTCTCATCCTCTTAACCACCTCCATAGCCACCGCATTACCCGACAACAAACCCGTCTCGGGTCAAATAAACTCCAACTCCGTCCTCGTAGCTCTCCTCGACTCTCACTACACCGAGCTAGCCGAGCTAGTAGAGAAAGCCCTCCTCCTCCAAACCTTAGAAGAAGCGGTCGGTCGACACAACATCACAATCTTCGCACCGCGCAACGATGCCTTGGAACGTGACCTCGACCCTCTCTTTAAATCTTTCTTGCTCGAACCAAGAAACCTCAAATCGTTACAAACGCTCCTCATGTTCCACATTCTCCCTCGCCGTGTCTCCTCACCTCAATGGCCTTCTCTCTCTCGTCATCACCACCGTACTCTCTCCAACAACCATGTCCACCTCACCGTCGTCGACGCTCCCACCCTCCGGTTAAAAGTAGACTCCGCAGAGATCGTCCGTCCCGATGACGTCATTAGACCCGATGGGATCATCCATGGGATCGAACGTCTCCTCATCCCTCGCTCGGTTCAAGAAGACTTCAACCGCCGCCGTAGCCTCCGGTCAATCTCCGCCGTTTTACCGGAAGGAGCTCCGGAGGTCGACCCGAGAACCAACCGTCTCAAGAAGCCACCACCTCCCGTCCCCGCCGGAGCCCCTCCGGTTCTCCCAATATACTCCGCCATGTCACCGGGCCCATCTCTAGCTCCGGCTCCAGCACCCGGACCCGGAGGTCCACGTCACCATTTCAACGGCGAGGCTCAGGTCAAAGACTTCATCCACACTCTCTTGCATTACGGTGGCTACAACGAGATGGCTGACATTCTCGTCAACCTAACCTCCCTAGCCACCGAGATGGGTCGGCTTGTCTCCGAAGGCTACGTTTTAACCGTCTTGGCTCCTAACGACGAAGCCATGGCTAAGCTCACGACGGATCAGCTGAGCGAGCCGGGTGCTCCTGAGCAGATTGTGTATTACCATATCATACCGGAGTATCAGACGGAGGAGAGTATGTACAATGCTGTTAGGAGATTCGGGAAAGTGAAGTATGATTCGTTGAGATTCCCACACAAAGTGGTGGCTCAAGAAGCTGATGGCTCTGTTAAGTTCGGACACGGTGAAGGCTCTGCTTATTTGTTTGACCCTGATATATACACCGACGGTCGGATCTCGGTTCAGGGTATTGATGGAGTTTTGTTTCCGGTGGAGGAGCC TCCGGCGACGGAGATAAAACCGGCTTCTCCGGTTGTTAAGAAAGTAGCTAAATCGAGAAGAG GTAAATTGATGGAGGTAGCTTGTAAAATGATGGGATCGCGGTTTACCTCGTGCCAATGA